One part of the Panthera leo isolate Ple1 chromosome D4, P.leo_Ple1_pat1.1, whole genome shotgun sequence genome encodes these proteins:
- the ZNF462 gene encoding zinc finger protein 462 isoform X2, producing the protein MEVLQCDGCDFRAPSYEDLKAHIQDVHTAFLQPTDVAEDNANEPRSGSMNASNQTEVEYSSIKDEFAIAEDLSGQNATALGTGSYYGHSPGYYGQHIAPNPKPTNKFFQCKFCVRYFRSKNLLIEHTRKVHGAQAEGSSAGPPVPGSLNYNIMMHEGFGKVFSCQFCTYKSPRRARIIKHQKMYHKNNLKETTAPLPAPAPMPDPVVPPVSLQDPCKELPAEVVERSILESMVKPLTKSRGNFCCEWCSYQTPRRERWCDHMMKKHRSMVKILSSLRQQQEGTNLPEVQNKSAPSPTSNSTYLSMNAASREMPSANVSNFRSSISNSIMRPNSSSASKFSPVSYPQMKPKSPHNSGLVNLAERSRYGMADMTNSSADLETNSMLNDSSSDEELNEIDSENGLNAMDHQTSGMSAEQLMGSDGNKLLETKGIPFRRFMNRFQCPFCPFLTMHRRSISRHIENIHLSGKTAVYKCDECPFTCKSSLKLGAHKQCHTGTASDWDAVNSQSESISSSLNEGVVSYEGSSINGRKSGVLLDPLQQQQPPPPPPPPPPPPSQPQPPQLQPPHQVPAQPQPQPAPTQQPQPPVPAPPLHPYKCTMCSYSTTTLKGLRVHQQHKHSFCDNLPKFEGQPSSLPLESETDSHPSSSNTVKKSQTSILGLSSKNNFVAKASRKLANDFPLDLSPVKKRTRIDEIASNLQSKINQTKQQEDAVINVEDDEEEEDDNEVEIEVELDREEEPTEPVLEVATSFSAQQIWARDAGEPQKEPNFRSVTHDYNATNGAEIELTLSEDEEDYYGSSANMKDHQVANTALLNTQTPIYGTEHNSENTDFGDSGRLYYCKHCDFNNKSARSVSTHYQRMHPYIKFSFRYILDPNDHSAVYRCLECYIDYTNFEDLQQHYGEHHPEAMNVLNFDHSDLIYRCRFCSYTSPNVRSLMPHYQRMHPTVKINNAMIFSSYVVEQQEGLSTESQTLREILNSAPKSMATSTPVARGGGLPATFNKSTPSKTFTPECENQKDPSVNTVVVYDCDVCSFASPNMHSVLVHYQKKHPEEKASYFRIQKTMRMVSVDRGSALSQLSFEVGAPMSPKMSNMGSPPPPQPPPPDLSTELYYCKHCSYSNRSVVGVLVHYQKRHPEIKVTAKYIRQAPPTAAMMRGSEGPQGSPRPPAPMQQLNRSSSERDGPPVENEMFFCQHCDYGNRTVKGVLIHYQKKHRDFKANADVIRQHTATIRSLCDRNQKKPASCVLVAPSAVERDKTKLRALKCRQCSYTSPYFYALRKHIKKDHPALKATVTSIMRWAFLDGSIEAGYHCEWCIYSHTEPSGLLLHYQRRHPEHYVDYTYMATKLWAGPDPSPPSLTMPAEAKTYRCRDCVFEAMSIWDITNHYQAFHPWAMNGDESVLLDIIKEKDAVENVIPPSEELVGPLNCDNSMPAPLPEQDAECPEDARLSPEKSIQLASANPAISSTPYQCTVCQSEYNNLHGLLTHYGKKHPGMKVKAADFAQDIDINPGAVYKCRHCPYINTRIHGVLTHYQKRHPAIKVTAEDFVHDVEQSADIAQNDVEETSRIFKQGYGAYRCKLCPYTHGTLEKLKIHYEKYHNQPEFDVFSQSPPKLPVSLEPEMTTEVSPSQVSVTEEEVGEEPVSTSHFSTSHLVSHTVFRCQLCKYFCSTRKGIARHYRIKHNNVRAQPEGKNNLFKCALCAYTNPIRKGLAAHYQKRHDIDAYYTHCLAASRTISDKPNKVIIPSPPKDDSPQLSEELRRAVEKKKCSLCSFQSFSKKGIVSHYMKRHPGVFPKKQHASKLGGYFTAVYADEHEKPLLMEEEERGSFEKAEVEGGEAQEIEWLPFRCVKCFKLSFSTAELLCMHYTDHHSRDLKRDFVILGSGPRLQSPAYQCKHCDSKLQSTAELTSHLNIHNEEFQKRAKRQERRKQLLSKQKYADGAFADFKQERPFGHLEEVPKIKERKVVGYKCKFCVEVHPTLRAICNHLRKHVQYGSVPAVSAAVKGLRSHERSHLALAMFTREDKYSCQYCSFVSAFRHNLDRHMQTHHGHHKPFRCKLCSFKSSYNSRLKTHILKAHAGEHAYKCSWCSFSTMTISQLKEHSLKVHGKALTLPRPRIVSLLSSHAHHSSQKATPAEEVEDSNERTQRP; encoded by the exons ATGGAGGTGCTTCAGTGCGATGGCTGTGACTTCAGAGCCCCGTCTTATGAAGATCTCAAGGCGCACATTCAGGATGTCCACACGGCATTTCTGCAGCCAACTGATGTTGCTGAAGACAATGCTAACGAGCCACGATCCGGGTCCATGAATGCCAGTAATCAGACAGAGGTGGAGTATTCCTCTATAAAGGACGAATTTGCGATCGCAGAGGATTTATCAG GTCAAAATGCAACCGCACTGGGGACCGGAAGCTACTATGGCCACAGTCCAGGATATTACGGTCAGCATATTGCCCCTAATCCCAAACCAACAAACAAGTTTTTTCAATGCAAGTTCTGCGTCCGCTACTTCAGGTCAAAAAACCTCCTCATCGAACACACAAGGAAGGTCCACGGAGCTCAAGCTGAAGGGAGTTCGGCGGGACCCCCTGTTCCCGGATCCTTAAATTATAATATCATGATGCACGAGGGATTTGGAAAGGTCTTCTCTTGCCAGTTTTGCACATACAAGTCACCGAGGAGGGCAAGAATCATTAAGCATCAAAAAATGTATCACAAAAACAACTTGAAGGAGACCAcggctcccctccctgcccctgctccaaTGCCAGACCCCGTGGTCCCACCCGTGTCTCTGCAGGACCCCTGCAAAGAACTGCCGGCAGAGGTCGTGGAGCGCAGCATCTTGGAGTCTATGGTCAAGCCTTTGACCAAGTCTCGAGGCAACTTTTGCTGTGAGTGGTGCAGCTACCAGACCCCCCGCCGGGAACGCTGGTGCGACCACATGATGAAGAAGCATCGCAGTATGGTCAAGATCCTCTCCAGCCTCAGACAGCAGCAAGAAGGGACGAACCTCCCCGAAGTGCAGAACAAAAGCGCCCCCAGCCCCACTTCCAATTCCACCTATCTGTCCATGAATGCTGCCAGCCGGGAGATGCCCAGCGCTAACGTCTCCAACTTCCGCAGCTCCATCAGTAACTCCATCATGAGACCCAATTCCTCGTCCGCTTCCAAGTTTTCACCCGTGTCTTACCCGCAGATGAAGCCGAAGTCCCCTCACAACTCTGGCCTGGTTAACTTGGCGGAGAGATCGCGTTACGGGATGGCTGACATGACCAACTCCTCTGCCGACCTGGAAACTAACAGCATGCTGAATGACTCCAGTTCTGATGAGGAGTTGAACGAAATAGACAGCGAGAATGGCTTAAATGCCATGGATCACCAGACTTCCGGCATGTCTGCGGAGCAGCTGATGGGCTCAGATGGCAACAAATTGTTGGAGACCAAGGGGATTCCGTTCCGAAGGTTCATGAATAGGTTCCAGTGCCCCTTTTGTCCTTTCCTCACTATGCATCGACGCAGCATCTCCCGTCACATAGAAAACATCCACTTGTCCGGAAAGACTGCCGTCTATAAATGTGACGAGTGTCCGTTTACTTGCAAGAGCTCGTTAAAACTCGGCGCTCACAAACAGTGTCACACGGGTACAGCGTCAGATTGGGATGCCGTGAATTCCCAGAGTGAGAGCATTTCTTCTTCGCTGAATGAAGGTGTGGTGTCTTACGAGGGCTCGAGCATCAACGGGAGGAAGTCGGGAGTCCTGCTGGATCCCTTGCAGCAGCAAcagccaccgccgccgccgccgccgccaccgccgcctccGTCCCAGCCGCAGCCACCGCAGCTACAGCCGCCGCACCAGGTACCGGCGCAGCCGCAGCCCCAGCCCGCACCGACGCAGCAGCCGCAGCCTCCCGTGCCAGCCCCGCCCCTGCACCCTTACAAGTGCACCATGTGTAGTTACTCCACCACGACTCTGAAAGGGCTGCGAGTCCATCAGCAGCACAAACACTCGTTCTGCGACAACTTGCCAAAATTCGAGGGGCAGCCCTCAAGCCTGCCACTGGAAAGCGAGACAGACAGCCACCCCTCTTCCAGCAACACTGTGAAGAAAAGCCAGACCTCAATTCTTGGGTTGTCCTCCAAGAACAATTTTGTAGCTAAGGCCTCCCGGAAGCTCGCCAATGACTTTCCCCTCGACTTATCGCCCGTGAAGAAGAGAACTAGGATTGACGAGATAGCCAGCAACCTGCAGAGCAAAATTAACCAAACGAAGCAGCAGGAGGACGCGGTGATCAACGTGGAGGACgacgaggaggaagaggacgacAACGAAGTGGAGATAGAGGTGGAGTTGGACAGGGAGGAAGAGCCGACGGAGCCAGTCCTGGAGGTGGCCACTTCCTTTTCGGCCCAGCAGATCTGGGCGAGAGATGCCGGGGAGCCCCAGAAGGAGCCCAACTTCAGAAGCGTCACCCATGATTACAACGCCACCAACGGCGCGGAGATTGAGCTCACCCTGTCTGAAGACGAAGAGGATTATTACGGCTCCTCAGCAAACATGAAAGATCACCAGGTTGCCAACACCGCTCTGCTGAACACCCAGACTCCTATCTACGGAACCGAGCACAATAGCGAGAACACAGACTTTGGTGACTCCGGAAGGCTTTACTATTGCAAACACTGTGACTTTAACAACAAATCTGCCCGGAGCGTCAGCACCCACTACCAACGAATGCACCCGTACATTAAATTCAGCTTTAGGTACATCTTGGACCCCAACGATCACAGTGCAGTGTACAGGTGCCTGGAATGCTACATCGATTACACCAACTTTGAAGACCTGCAGCAGCACTACGGCGAACACCACCCAGAAGCCATGAATGTACTCAACTTCGACCATTCGGACCTGATCTACCGGTGTCGGTTTTGTTCCTACACGAGCCCGAATGTCCGAAGCCTGATGCCACATTACCAAAGAATGCATCCCACGGTGAAGATTAACAACGCGATGATATTTTCCAGCTACGTCGTGGAGCAGCAGGAAGGGCTGAGTACGGAATCCCAGACGCTGAGGGAGATTCTGAATTCGGCCCCCAAGAGCATGGCGACTTCCACTCCCGTGGCTCGCGGTGGCGGTCTGCCAGCTACATTTAATAAAAGCACTCCTTCAAAGACCTTTACTCCAGAATGTGAAAATCAGAAGGACCCCTCAGTTAACACTGTTGTCGTTTACGATTGTGACGTTTGCTCGTTCGCAAGCCCCAACATGCATTCTGTCTTGGTTCATTATCAGAAGAAACACCCTGAAGAAAAGGCTTCCTACTTTAGGATCCAGAAAACCATGCGAATGGTGTCTGTGGACAGGGGCTCTGCCCTTTCTCAATTATCATTTGAGGTGGGTGCTCCAATGTCTCCCAAAATGTCCAACAtgggttccccaccccccccacaacccccgcCACCAGACCTCAGTACTGAGCTTTACTACTGCAAACACTGTTCCTACAGCAATCGGTCAGTTGTGGGAGTGCTTGTCCACTACCAGAAAAGACACCCAGAAATAAAGGTTACTGCCAAATATATCAGACAGGCTCCTCCCACAGCTGCAATGATGAGAGGGTCCGAGGGGCCCCAAGGCTCCCCCCGGCCACCCGCCCCCATGCAACAGCTGAACCGAAGCAGCTCTGAGAGAGACGGCCCTCCTGTGGAGAATGAGATGTTCTTTTGCCAGCACTGTGATTACGGGAACCGGACGGTCAAAGGTGTACTCATTCACTATCAGAAGAAGCACCGAGACTTCAAGGCCAACGCGGACGTGATCCGGCAACACACGGCCACCATCCGAAGCCTCTGTGACCGCAACCAGAAGAAGCCTGCCAGCTGTGTGCTTGTCGCCCCCTCTGCCGTGGAGCGGGACAAAACCAAACTGCGAGCGCTCAAGTGTAGGCAGTGCTCGTATACCTCCCCCTACTTCTATGCACTGAGGAAGCATATCAAGAAAGACCACCCTGCCCTGAAGGCCACAGTCACGTCCATCATGCGGTGGGCATTTCTAGACGGCTCGATAGAAGCTGGCTACCACTGCGAGTGGTGCATCTACTCCCACACAGAGCCCAGCGGTTTGCTCCTACATTACCAGAGGAGGCATCCGGAGCACTATGTTGACTATACTTACATGGCTACCAAACTCTGGGCTGGGCCTGAcccatcccctccctctctcaccatGCCCGCCGAAGCCAAAACGTACAGATGCCGAGACTGTGTTTTCGAGGCCATGTCCATCTGGGACATCACCAATCACTACCAAGCATTCCATCCCTGGGCCATGAACGGTGACGAGTCGGTGCTGCTGGATATCATCAAGGAGAAAGACGCCGTCGAGAATGTCATCCCTCCGTCCGAAGAGCTGGTGGGCCCCTTGAATTGTGACAACAGTATGCCCGCTCCGCTCCCCGAGCAGGACGCCGAATGCCCGGAGGACGCCCGGCTTTCCCCCGAGAAAAGCATCCAGCTGGCCTCCGCCAACCCCGCCATATCGTCCACCCCATACCAGTGCACCGTGTGCCAGTCCGAGTATAACAACCTGCACGGCCTCCTCACCCACTATGGGAAGAAGCACCCTGGCATGAAGGTGAAGGCTGCCGACTTCGCCCAGGACATCGACATCAACCCGGGCGCCGTCTACAAATGCAGGCATTGCCCGTACATCAACACCCGCATCCACGGCGTCCTGACCCATTACCAGAAGCGACACCCGGCCATCAAGGTGACCGCCGAGGACTTCGTGCACGACGTGGAGCAGTCCGCCGACATCGCCCAGAACGACGTGGAGGAGACGAGCAGGATCTTCAAGCAAGGCTACGGCGCCTACCGCTGCAAACTGTGTCCGTACACGCACGGCACCTTGGAGAAGCTCAAAATCCACTACGAGAAGTATCACAATCAGCCTGAATTTGATGTGTTTTCCCAGTCGCCCCCGAAGCTGCCAGTCTCCCTCGAGCCCGAGATGACCACTGAGGTGAGCCCCTCCCAGGTGTCCGTCAccgaggaggaggtgggagaggagccCGTGTCCACGTCTCACTTCTCTACCTCGCACCTGGTCTCCCACACGGTGTTCCGCTGCCAGCTGTGCAAGTACTTCTGCTCCACGAGGAAGGGCATCGCCAGGCACTACCGCATCAAGCACAACAACGTGCGAGCCCAGCCCGAGGGCAAGAACAACCTCTTCAAGTGCGCCCTGTGCGCCTACACCAACCCCATCCGCAAAGGGCTGGCGGCCCACTACCAGAAGCGCCACGACATCGACGCCTATTACACGCACTGCCTGGCGGCCTCCAGGACCATCAGCGACAAGCCCAACAAGGTGATCATCCCGTCCCCGCCCAAGGACGACTCCCCGCAGCTCAGCGAGGAGCTCCGGCGGGCCGTGGAGAAGAAGAAGTGCTCCCTGTGCTCCTTCCAGTCCTTCAGCAAGAAGGGCATCGTGTCCCATTACATGAAGCGCCACCCGGGGGTGTTCCCCAAGAAGCAGCACGCCAGCAAGCTGGGCGGCTACTTCACCGCCGTCTACGCCGACGAGCACGAGAAGCCGCTGCtgatggaagaggaggagagaggcagctTCGAGAAAGCCGAGGTGGAGGGAGGCGAGGCCCAGGAGATCGAGTGGCTCCCGTTCCGCTGCGTCAAGTGCTTCAAGCTGTCTTTCAGCACGGCGGAGCTGCTGTGTATGCATTACACTGACCACCACAGTCGGGACCTGAAGAGGGACTTCGTCATTCTGGGCAGCGGCCCCCGCTTGCAGAGCCCCGCCTACCAGTGTAAGCACTGTGATAGCAAACTGCAAAGCACAGCGGAGCTGACCTCACACTTGAACATTCACAATGAGGAATTCCAGAAGCGTGCCAAACGTCAGGAGAGGAGGAAACAGCTTTTGAGCAAGCAGAAATATGCAGATGGTGCTTTTGCAGATTTCAAACAAGAGAGG CCTTTTGGTCACTTAGAAGAGGTGCCAAAGATCAAGGAGAGGAAGGTGGTGGGCTACAAGTGTAAATTCTGTGTGGAAGTGCACCCGACGCTCCGAGCCATCTGCAATCATCTCCGGAAACACGTCCAGTACGGCAGTGTCCCGGCCGTGTCCGCCGCCGTGAAG GGGCTGCGTTCTCATGAGAggagccatctggccctggccATGTTTACCCGCGAGGACAAGTACAGCTGCCAGTATTGCTCCTTTGTTTCCGCTTTCAGGCACAA TTTGGATCGCCACATGCAAACCCACCACGGACACCATAAACCATTCCGATGCAAACTCTGCTCCTTCAAGTCCTCCTATAACAGCCGGCTGAAAACACATATACTCAAAGCTCATGCTG GTGAACATGCCTACAAGTGTTCTTGGTGCTCGTTTTCCACCATGACAATCAGCCAGTTGAAGGAACACTCCCTCAAGGTCCACGGAAAAGCCCTGACCCTCCCCAGGCCACGGATTGTCAGTCTGCTCTCCTCACACGCTCACCACTCCTCCCAGAAAGCCACCCCTGCCGAAGAAGTAGAAGACTCTAATG AAAGAACACAGCGACCGTGA